Part of the Aquabacterium sp. NJ1 genome, GCCAGGCGGGCATGGACCAGCGGCCATGGAAGACGACCTTGCCACGCCAGTTGTGCTGCTGCGCCGTCGCATCTGCTGAGCGAACCCTGAGGGTCACCAGATAGACCGGGCGCTCGGGGTGCAGCTGGGCGTTTTTCTCTCGCACCACCACGCCGCCGCCGAAGAGGTTGGCCAGTTCCGGTTCGGGCAGCGTGCGGCTGGCGTCGGCTTCAATGCGGATCACCTCCAGCGGCACATCGGGCCCGGCTGGGTCGTCGGCATAAAAGTGCGCCGTGTCACCTGAGCGAATGAGCGGCAGCTCATCCTCGTCGACATAAGCCACCACGGTCTGGGGCTGGTCGGCGACCAGGCGTGCCAGCACTTCATCGTGGCTGAGCCAGTCGCCGGGGCGAAGGTCGGGCGGGACGTCACGCAGCACGCCATCAAAAGCGGCCGTGGGTGCATAGCGCTGGGCATCGGCCTGCAGGGCCATCAGATCGGCCTCGGCGGTGCGCAGTTGCTCTTGCAAGACCTGCCAGCGGGCTCGCTGATCAGCGTCGAAGGCACTGGCCGAGGCTTGCCAGCGCAGTTGCTGGACGCGGGCTTGTGCGGCCGCCATGCGGCTGGTGAGCTCGGGCGAGGCCAACTGAATGAGCGGGGTGCCGGCGCGCACGTGCTGCCCTTCGGCAATGGGCATGCCGATCACCTGTGCATGGGCGGGTGCATACACCACGTATTGACTGGCCGGGCGCATCAGCGCGCTGGCCGAGGGCCGTGTGGGCCAGGGCAGCAGCAGGCAGCTGATGAGCGCGGCCAGCAGGCTGACACGGCGCCAGGCCCGAGCTTGATGTTGCCAGACCGGCCAGGCCTTGCGCCACAGCGCCAGTTCGCGCCAGATGGGCCGCAGGATGAACCAGCCCATTTCCACCGCGAACAGCAGGATGCCCACGGCCTTGATGAAGAAGGTGTAGACCAGGGCCGCAATGCCCAGGAAGACGACCAGGCGGTACAGCCAGGTGGCATAGGCAAACAGGATCAGGCCTGTGCGGCGGGGTGGGGGGAAGGACTCTGGTGCGGGCTGCCCCAGCCCCAGCAGCCTTTCGCGCAGGTCCCAGCGTGCCAGTGCAAAGGCGCGATCATGCAGATTGGGCATGCCCAGCCAGTCGGACAGCAGGAAGTAGCCGTCAAAGCGCATGAAGGGGCTGGCATTGATCAGCAGGGTGGACAGCAGCGTCGTGGTCGACAGCATGAAGGCCAGGGACTGGGGCGTGCCCGGTGGCAGCAGGGCCCAGGCCAGCGTGGCCCAGGCTGCCACGGCCATTTCGGTGAGCACGCCGGCAGCGCCCACGGCCAGCCTGTCCT contains:
- a CDS encoding HlyD family efflux transporter periplasmic adaptor subunit → MHYATLPPLREELALLPGPVLADGQPSHTLHDPVRNLFFQIDWPTFEVLQRWRDGSASAIADMVSAQTPLQLASDDVDDIVAFFRANELLQAGPGQATHMAAAHHARHGSLLTQLLHHYLFFRIPLVKPDRWLNRWAPRLDLFYTRTFLWLTLLALSWGLLEIYRQWDTFTGTLVDKLSWPGLVGYGLSIAAVKVLHELGHAFTAKRLGCKVPSMGLAFLVMWPVAYTDTNEVWKLTRRQDRLAVGAAGVLTEMAVAAWATLAWALLPPGTPQSLAFMLSTTTLLSTLLINASPFMRFDGYFLLSDWLGMPNLHDRAFALARWDLRERLLGLGQPAPESFPPPRRTGLILFAYATWLYRLVVFLGIAALVYTFFIKAVGILLFAVEMGWFILRPIWRELALWRKAWPVWQHQARAWRRVSLLAALISCLLLPWPTRPSASALMRPASQYVVYAPAHAQVIGMPIAEGQHVRAGTPLIQLASPELTSRMAAAQARVQQLRWQASASAFDADQRARWQVLQEQLRTAEADLMALQADAQRYAPTAAFDGVLRDVPPDLRPGDWLSHDEVLARLVADQPQTVVAYVDEDELPLIRSGDTAHFYADDPAGPDVPLEVIRIEADASRTLPEPELANLFGGGVVVREKNAQLHPERPVYLVTLRVRSADATAQQHNWRGKVVFHGRWSMPAWRYLRHAAAVIRREAGF